One part of the Geoanaerobacter pelophilus genome encodes these proteins:
- a CDS encoding TPM domain-containing protein has translation MKQCKAENFFTAAELERIRQAVHAAESNTSGEIATMIVDESDRYPEAELAGSLFLAAFAGLVIAVATQHLSIWSYIPLVVLLYFPACALIRKFTRLKLPFAGGKRIAEAVRLRAVRAFYEKGLYRTRHETGILIFMSLVERKVWILGDRGINERIDPSSWGGMAGSLARGIAEGSGCDALCEVIDRCGAELSRHFPRQADDVNELSDKLLTS, from the coding sequence GTGAAACAGTGCAAGGCGGAAAATTTTTTCACTGCTGCGGAGCTGGAGCGGATCCGCCAGGCGGTTCATGCTGCGGAGAGCAACACCTCCGGCGAGATCGCTACCATGATCGTTGACGAGAGTGATCGCTATCCGGAGGCGGAGCTGGCAGGCTCCCTGTTCCTGGCAGCCTTTGCCGGGTTGGTCATTGCTGTTGCTACCCAGCATCTCTCTATCTGGTCTTACATCCCGCTGGTAGTCCTGCTCTATTTCCCGGCCTGTGCATTAATTAGAAAATTCACGCGACTGAAGCTCCCGTTTGCCGGAGGGAAGAGAATTGCCGAGGCGGTGCGGCTGCGGGCTGTCAGGGCGTTTTACGAAAAAGGGTTGTACCGGACCCGCCACGAAACCGGCATCCTTATCTTCATGTCGCTTGTCGAGCGCAAGGTCTGGATACTCGGCGACCGGGGGATCAACGAGCGGATCGATCCGTCATCATGGGGTGGGATGGCTGGCAGTCTGGCCCGAGGAATTGCCGAAGGCAGTGGTTGCGATGCCCTTTGCGAGGTGATAGATCGGTGTGGGGCCGAATTGTCCCGTCACTTTCCCCGACAGGCAGATGACGTCAATGAACTGAGTGATAAACTGCTGACCAGCTAA
- a CDS encoding TPM domain-containing protein, with the protein MKKGILLIFLGLILCSQFVAFAAAVPALQGRVNDYAGLLSPAAVQEVDGLLAGLEQSDSTQVVVLTVPTLEGEPVESFGIKVAEAWKIGQKRLDNGAILLIAKQERKIRIEVGRGLEGKLTDLLAGRIIRDEIAPFLKQGDFDSGIKAGVAAIAKVVRGEYQAQDKSRDLHRVKKGFHPSLTLLVFLLVAIVFLGSISRFLGGLAGAVGLPLAAFLSFSGIGIAMLLGLAVAGFVLGLIVVAIFGSGGGGFWWGGGGFGGYGGGDGWGGSGGGFSGGGGDFGGGGASGDW; encoded by the coding sequence ATGAAAAAGGGCATTCTCCTTATATTTCTGGGGTTAATTCTGTGTTCCCAGTTTGTTGCCTTTGCCGCAGCGGTCCCGGCACTGCAGGGGCGGGTGAACGACTACGCCGGGCTGCTCTCGCCGGCGGCTGTGCAGGAGGTTGATGGACTGCTTGCTGGCCTGGAGCAGAGCGACTCTACCCAGGTCGTGGTGTTGACCGTGCCTACTCTTGAAGGCGAGCCGGTGGAGAGTTTCGGGATCAAGGTTGCCGAGGCGTGGAAGATCGGCCAGAAGAGGCTGGACAACGGCGCCATCCTGCTTATTGCCAAACAGGAGCGGAAGATCAGGATCGAGGTGGGTCGGGGCCTGGAAGGGAAGCTGACCGACCTGCTGGCGGGCAGGATCATTCGTGACGAAATCGCGCCTTTCCTGAAACAGGGCGACTTCGATAGCGGGATAAAGGCTGGTGTCGCCGCGATCGCCAAGGTAGTCCGCGGTGAGTACCAGGCACAGGACAAGTCGCGCGATCTGCATCGTGTTAAGAAAGGCTTCCACCCGTCGCTGACCCTGCTGGTTTTCCTCTTGGTGGCCATCGTTTTTCTCGGTTCCATCTCTCGCTTTCTCGGCGGTCTTGCTGGTGCCGTGGGGCTGCCGCTGGCGGCATTCCTCAGTTTCTCCGGCATCGGCATCGCGATGCTGCTCGGCCTGGCAGTGGCCGGTTTTGTCCTTGGGCTCATCGTGGTGGCTATCTTTGGTAGCGGTGGCGGCGGTTTCTGGTGGGGAGGCGGCGGCTTTGGCGGTTACGGCGGAGGCGATGGCTGGGGAGGATCCGGCGGTGGTTTCTCCGGCGGCGGTGGCGATTTCGGCGGCGGCGGTGCATCTGGCGATTGGTAA
- a CDS encoding AAA family ATPase, protein MAKKIFIAATGQNCGKTTMSISLMHLARKKYQRVGFIKPIGPKIECYSNMKLDMDAILMARTYNLEQDISLMNPVPLHRGFTREFLDGKIDARALADSIVRAVAELESKNDLLIIEGAGHGGVGAVIGLSNAYVASLVKAPVMIVAGSGIGNVIDAVHLNLALYEREQADVRLIMTNKLISEKRDTTLKYLKRAFDYSLEVSGGFNYSPILANPTLAHISKLLNLPLQGDQGVRNRIIHHIQLGAASSQKVVDGLLESTLLIVTSSRDELIVTLSSLYNIPAWREKIAGIVIAGHAPVSMISQQILDRSDIPYIRIHETTANVFTALSEDVSKITAEDQEKLAWIQANAEHDIDFEMIDRIF, encoded by the coding sequence ATGGCCAAGAAAATATTCATCGCGGCAACCGGCCAGAACTGCGGCAAAACCACCATGAGCATCTCGCTGATGCATCTTGCCCGGAAAAAATACCAACGGGTCGGCTTCATCAAGCCGATCGGCCCCAAGATCGAGTGCTACAGCAACATGAAACTCGACATGGACGCCATTCTGATGGCGCGGACCTACAACCTTGAACAGGATATCAGCCTCATGAACCCGGTTCCCCTGCATCGGGGCTTCACTAGGGAATTCCTGGACGGCAAGATCGATGCGCGAGCACTGGCAGATAGTATTGTCAGGGCAGTGGCAGAACTGGAGAGCAAAAACGACCTGTTGATTATTGAGGGTGCCGGGCACGGCGGCGTCGGTGCGGTCATCGGATTGAGCAACGCCTATGTTGCCAGCCTAGTAAAGGCGCCGGTGATGATAGTTGCCGGCAGCGGCATCGGCAATGTCATAGACGCGGTCCATCTCAACCTGGCCCTGTACGAACGGGAGCAGGCCGATGTCCGGTTAATCATGACCAACAAACTGATCTCGGAAAAGCGTGACACCACCCTGAAATACCTCAAACGGGCCTTCGACTACTCACTGGAGGTCTCCGGCGGCTTCAACTACTCGCCGATCCTCGCCAACCCCACCCTGGCGCACATCTCTAAACTGCTCAACCTCCCCTTGCAGGGTGACCAGGGTGTCAGGAACCGGATCATCCACCATATCCAACTGGGTGCTGCCTCCTCGCAGAAAGTGGTAGACGGGCTGCTGGAATCAACGCTGCTGATCGTCACCAGTTCGCGCGACGAACTGATCGTGACCCTGTCGTCGCTCTACAACATCCCGGCCTGGCGGGAGAAAATTGCCGGGATCGTCATTGCCGGCCATGCGCCGGTCTCCATGATCAGCCAGCAGATCCTCGACCGGAGCGACATCCCCTACATCAGGATCCATGAGACAACCGCCAATGTGTTTACCGCCCTGAGCGAGGATGTCTCCAAGATAACGGCAGAAGACCAGGAGAAACTCGCCTGGATTCAGGCAAATGCCGAGCATGACATCGATTTTGAGATGATCGACCGGATTTTCTGA
- a CDS encoding SemiSWEET family sugar transporter produces MDVTVIGGVAGFLTSMAVIPQMIKTWKTRHARDLSLWQQIIIIAGLALWLAYGLLLGDLPLILSNSFTLFCYILLLTMKIIYDRGDKQRIDG; encoded by the coding sequence ATGGATGTTACCGTAATCGGCGGCGTGGCTGGTTTTCTGACCAGCATGGCCGTGATCCCGCAGATGATCAAGACTTGGAAGACCCGGCATGCCCGGGATCTTTCGCTTTGGCAGCAGATCATTATCATTGCCGGTCTTGCCCTCTGGCTGGCCTATGGCCTGCTGCTCGGCGACCTACCGCTGATCCTGTCCAATTCGTTCACCCTGTTCTGCTACATTTTGTTGCTGACCATGAAAATTATTTACGACCGGGGTGACAAACAACGGATCGATGGTTAA
- a CDS encoding LemA family protein yields the protein MKRFRNYLLILALLALSGCGYNTMQANEEAVTAAWGDVEATYQRRADLIPNLVEVVKGYAKHEADTLKAVTEARAKVGSIQATKQLVNDPQALQKFQAAQGELSGALSRLMVVVERYPDLKANQNFRDLQSQLEGTENRINVARTRYNKAVQEFNTSIRTFPNSLTNSMMLHLQRKEPFKAEEGAQKAPQVKF from the coding sequence ATGAAAAGATTCCGTAACTATCTGCTTATCTTGGCATTACTGGCGCTCTCCGGATGCGGCTACAACACCATGCAAGCCAACGAAGAGGCGGTAACCGCGGCCTGGGGGGATGTGGAGGCGACTTACCAGCGCCGGGCAGACCTGATCCCGAACCTGGTGGAGGTGGTCAAGGGATATGCCAAACATGAGGCCGACACCTTGAAGGCAGTCACCGAGGCGCGGGCAAAGGTCGGTTCCATCCAGGCCACCAAGCAACTGGTCAACGATCCCCAGGCGCTGCAGAAGTTCCAGGCTGCCCAGGGCGAGCTGTCCGGCGCTTTATCGCGGCTGATGGTGGTGGTGGAGAGGTATCCTGACCTCAAGGCGAACCAGAATTTCCGGGATCTCCAGAGCCAGCTGGAAGGGACGGAAAACCGGATTAATGTGGCCCGCACCCGCTACAACAAGGCGGTCCAGGAGTTCAACACCAGTATCCGGACCTTTCCCAACAGCCTGACCAACTCCATGATGCTGCATCTGCAGCGGAAGGAGCCGTTTAAGGCGGAGGAGGGGGCGCAGAAGGCACCCCAAGTCAAATTCTAA
- a CDS encoding RNA methyltransferase gives MNYGDYLSIVLVEPQSPGNVGMVCRAMKNFGFSDLRLVNPCPLDHPEALKFAVSAKGMLESARIFGSLEEALADCPLSVATTRRHGKYRQEIFAPPEIVARIRSGIPANRAALVFGREDSGLTTDEVALCRWQATIPTDEFGSLNLAQAVLLFCYELRQGLTTVNPEEERQLAPPAEVEPLYAQMEETLLKIGFLKPENPAHLMRTFRRVFARAGLDSREVAVFRGLFSQVDWATGAFTGKKGK, from the coding sequence GTGAATTACGGCGATTATCTGTCGATCGTTCTGGTCGAACCGCAGAGTCCGGGCAATGTTGGCATGGTCTGTCGGGCGATGAAGAATTTTGGCTTTTCTGACCTGCGTCTGGTTAACCCCTGTCCGCTTGATCATCCGGAGGCGCTGAAATTCGCAGTCTCTGCCAAAGGGATGCTGGAGAGCGCCCGGATCTTCGGCAGTCTTGAGGAGGCGCTTGCCGATTGCCCGCTATCGGTGGCCACTACACGCCGTCACGGCAAATACCGGCAGGAGATCTTTGCCCCGCCAGAGATTGTGGCCCGGATCAGATCGGGCATCCCGGCAAACCGGGCGGCACTGGTTTTCGGCCGCGAGGACAGCGGGTTGACCACGGATGAGGTGGCGCTCTGCCGTTGGCAGGCAACGATCCCCACCGACGAGTTCGGCTCGCTCAACCTGGCCCAGGCAGTGCTGCTGTTTTGCTACGAACTGCGCCAGGGGCTTACCACAGTGAATCCCGAAGAGGAGCGGCAACTGGCGCCACCGGCAGAGGTCGAGCCTCTCTATGCCCAGATGGAAGAAACCCTGCTGAAAATCGGTTTTCTCAAGCCTGAAAATCCGGCGCACCTGATGCGGACCTTTCGCAGGGTATTTGCGCGGGCAGGGTTGGACAGCCGCGAGGTCGCAGTGTTCCGCGGGCTTTTTTCCCAGGTGGACTGGGCCACCGGGGCGTTTACCGGCAAAAAGGGGAAGTAA
- a CDS encoding HsmA family protein, which translates to MPLLLKTAITWMTLALIFYTYAVFSGRRQGLRLKHLSVFGIGLFCDWLGTSQMSHFATQFGKAPDWHNWSGLLSLGGMAFHFLLALLATLLNRAEAINLTFHRVSLTIYTLWITAFASGWIVGIMKMHKR; encoded by the coding sequence ATGCCACTGCTGCTCAAGACCGCCATTACCTGGATGACTCTGGCGCTGATTTTTTATACCTACGCCGTGTTCAGTGGGCGCCGTCAGGGGCTGCGCCTGAAGCATCTGTCAGTATTCGGCATCGGCCTTTTCTGCGACTGGCTTGGCACCAGCCAGATGAGCCACTTTGCCACACAGTTCGGCAAAGCCCCTGATTGGCACAACTGGAGTGGCTTGCTCTCACTGGGCGGGATGGCGTTCCATTTTTTGCTGGCGCTCCTCGCCACCCTGCTCAACCGCGCAGAAGCGATCAACCTGACCTTTCACAGGGTCAGTCTGACCATATACACTCTCTGGATAACCGCATTTGCCAGCGGCTGGATAGTGGGCATCATGAAGATGCATAAGCGGTAA
- a CDS encoding transglycosylase SLT domain-containing protein, whose product MFRLITIVAILLLISVPASGMKSQLFPLQGDALSAAANLLRSKDYTGALQLAKTAPAGGARDFIAGMASYRAKEWQEASNNLQAAAKSLAILGDYALYYQAQSLNALKKYDEALLPLLELQKQYPDTPMKRPALILAADIYYAQQNLKAAISAYQKFIEIYPSGSDSLNAQYRIALSREALGEPTTAVKILRNLWLTNPASSQAAAAADDLKRLGAAGYPPDTYTPEELCRRASALFDQKKFSQAAVAFKAVPRDGQSRNFIDRLDLKQGQAVYRSRNYQDALPIFAKVASTTKDPAHLAEATYWIARCRDKSEQHAEAVKTFLQVADNWPKANEADNALLEAALIKKSDQQWTEVLALSQRLLKEYPDSSLKKQVWWEAGWSGYKAGELSTAGYYFSKLAECDTNRDRALYWLARVKAASGDAKGAETAYSSLQRDFPLSYYSLAKLPAEDGNNTGSLDNPRLARISGDTLDNLPLPANNDRVKALITFGLFDEARKELATLKSKTSDTTKLLGIARLYLEMDDFNGAYNLVGKDPGRFSAKDLRQSLALQFPLPFRETAVKHAGANKLPIPLVYAVIKAESSFSPFAVSPAGAVGLMQLMPATAAMLEGAGKKSFPAERLKEPELNINYGSRHMKDLVAEYRDNIVAVIASYNAGGGTVNRWLRSFGTLPTDEFIEQIPYGETRDYVKKVITTAAIYARIYGMNLNGTKLPLPAKPAITP is encoded by the coding sequence GTGTTCCGTTTAATAACCATTGTTGCAATACTGTTGCTCATCTCTGTTCCGGCATCCGGAATGAAGAGCCAGCTGTTCCCTCTTCAGGGCGACGCCCTCTCTGCTGCAGCCAACCTGCTCCGCTCTAAGGATTATACCGGAGCCTTGCAGCTTGCCAAGACAGCTCCCGCTGGAGGCGCCAGAGACTTCATAGCCGGCATGGCTTCCTACCGGGCCAAGGAGTGGCAGGAGGCGAGCAACAACCTTCAGGCAGCAGCCAAGAGTTTGGCAATCCTCGGCGACTATGCCCTTTATTACCAGGCCCAGTCGCTGAACGCCCTGAAGAAATATGACGAAGCCCTTCTTCCTCTGTTAGAGCTGCAGAAACAATACCCCGATACCCCTATGAAGCGGCCGGCGCTGATCCTGGCTGCAGATATTTATTACGCCCAGCAAAACCTCAAGGCCGCGATCTCAGCATATCAGAAATTTATTGAGATCTACCCGTCCGGCAGTGACTCGCTCAATGCCCAGTATCGCATCGCCCTGAGCCGCGAAGCGCTTGGCGAACCGACAACCGCCGTCAAGATTCTGCGCAATCTGTGGTTGACCAACCCGGCATCGTCACAAGCCGCAGCTGCGGCCGATGACCTGAAACGACTAGGGGCAGCCGGATACCCACCTGATACTTATACGCCGGAAGAGCTATGCCGCCGGGCCTCGGCCCTGTTCGACCAGAAGAAATTCTCCCAGGCTGCGGTCGCCTTCAAAGCGGTGCCTCGCGATGGACAGAGCAGGAACTTCATCGATCGCCTCGACCTGAAACAGGGGCAGGCCGTATATCGCAGCCGTAACTACCAGGACGCCTTGCCCATTTTCGCCAAAGTAGCCTCGACAACCAAGGATCCGGCACATCTGGCGGAGGCCACCTACTGGATCGCCAGATGCCGCGACAAAAGCGAACAGCACGCAGAGGCGGTCAAAACCTTTCTTCAGGTTGCAGATAACTGGCCCAAAGCCAATGAAGCGGACAACGCCTTGCTCGAAGCGGCGCTGATCAAAAAATCTGACCAACAATGGACCGAAGTCCTTGCCCTTAGCCAGCGGTTGCTCAAGGAATATCCGGATTCGAGCCTCAAGAAGCAGGTATGGTGGGAGGCAGGTTGGAGCGGCTACAAAGCTGGTGAGTTATCGACGGCCGGATACTATTTCAGCAAGCTCGCCGAATGCGACACCAACCGTGACCGCGCCCTCTACTGGCTTGCCCGGGTCAAAGCAGCTTCCGGCGATGCCAAGGGGGCTGAAACAGCCTACTCCTCGCTGCAGCGCGACTTCCCCTTAAGCTACTACTCTCTTGCCAAGCTTCCTGCTGAAGATGGCAATAATACCGGCTCCCTTGACAACCCCAGGTTGGCGCGCATCAGCGGCGATACCCTCGACAACCTGCCGTTGCCGGCCAACAATGATCGGGTCAAGGCGTTGATCACGTTCGGGCTGTTTGATGAGGCTAGAAAAGAACTGGCAACGTTAAAGAGCAAAACCAGCGATACCACTAAGCTGCTGGGCATCGCCAGATTGTATCTCGAAATGGACGACTTTAACGGCGCCTACAACCTTGTGGGCAAGGATCCGGGGAGATTCAGCGCCAAGGATTTGCGACAATCCCTGGCGCTGCAGTTCCCGCTGCCGTTTCGCGAAACCGCAGTCAAACATGCCGGCGCCAACAAACTCCCTATCCCACTGGTGTATGCAGTCATCAAGGCGGAAAGCAGTTTTTCCCCCTTTGCGGTCTCTCCGGCCGGAGCAGTTGGCTTGATGCAGCTCATGCCTGCCACCGCAGCCATGCTTGAAGGAGCCGGGAAAAAAAGCTTTCCTGCTGAGCGGCTGAAAGAACCGGAACTGAACATAAACTACGGCTCCCGGCACATGAAAGACCTTGTTGCCGAGTATCGCGACAACATCGTGGCAGTGATTGCCTCCTACAATGCCGGTGGCGGCACGGTAAACCGATGGCTGCGCAGCTTCGGCACTCTCCCCACCGATGAATTCATCGAACAGATTCCGTATGGTGAAACCCGCGACTACGTTAAGAAAGTCATCACTACAGCAGCAATCTACGCCAGGATATACGGCATGAATCTCAACGGCACCAAGCTGCCGCTCCCCGCAAAACCCGCTATTACCCCCTGA
- a CDS encoding DedA family protein, which translates to MHEFLKDYLAIHGYWVLFIWTFLEGEAGLILAGFLAFQGYMNIAGVIVVAFGGAFCGDQFYFYLGRWQGVRLLRAFTFIGRKFRKALRLIEKYGTFVAFISRYTYGFRIVLPIILGMTTFPSLKFCWLNILSALAWSVIFSLTGYLFGKGASLVVEDVSKYEHHLMLILAGFIAIIWLTHFMQAWWRRRPARARLNRMKEAGISLRSHSRKDH; encoded by the coding sequence ATGCACGAATTTCTTAAAGACTATCTTGCCATACACGGCTACTGGGTGCTGTTCATCTGGACCTTCCTGGAGGGTGAAGCCGGGCTGATCCTGGCCGGTTTCCTTGCCTTCCAGGGGTATATGAACATTGCCGGAGTCATTGTTGTTGCCTTTGGTGGGGCGTTTTGCGGGGACCAGTTCTATTTCTATCTCGGCAGGTGGCAGGGGGTAAGGCTGCTGCGGGCCTTCACCTTTATCGGTCGCAAGTTTCGCAAGGCTCTCCGGCTTATCGAGAAATACGGGACTTTTGTTGCCTTCATCTCCCGCTACACTTACGGTTTCAGGATCGTCCTGCCGATCATCCTCGGCATGACCACCTTTCCGTCTTTAAAATTCTGCTGGCTCAACATCCTGAGTGCCCTGGCCTGGTCGGTGATCTTTTCGCTTACCGGCTACCTGTTCGGCAAAGGGGCTTCGCTGGTAGTCGAAGATGTCAGCAAGTACGAACACCATCTGATGCTTATCCTGGCCGGGTTCATTGCCATTATCTGGCTGACGCATTTCATGCAGGCGTGGTGGCGGCGACGTCCGGCGCGGGCAAGGCTCAACAGGATGAAGGAAGCAGGTATCTCCCTTCGTTCCCATAGTAGAAAGGATCATTAG